One window of the Allosaccharopolyspora coralli genome contains the following:
- a CDS encoding ABC transporter permease: MVTTQRKQRIDDLAESGAAPDMGVSLAVSAWRRLRRSPVFLVGATIIGVFVLVAALAPFVAPHDPGAYMLEDQVSRASNTIPPPQDGHPLGGDQYGRDLLSRILLGSQQTLLVAVLATVIGLGGGLILGITAGAFGGWVDAFVMRIVDVMLSVPSLLLAVSIGALFVQQSQFTVIVAVAIVQIPIFGRLLRGTMLAQRASDHVLAARALGVKPTAIVFRHMLPNALGPVIVQATLVLALAIIDAAALSFLGLGAADDSTPEWGQMLGSAQQVIDSHPQLAFYPAICIILVALGFTLVGESLRDALDPKNRR, from the coding sequence ATGGTGACCACGCAACGCAAACAACGCATCGACGATCTCGCCGAGTCGGGTGCCGCCCCCGACATGGGTGTCAGCCTCGCGGTCTCCGCGTGGCGCCGCCTACGGCGCAGCCCGGTGTTCCTCGTCGGAGCGACGATCATCGGCGTGTTCGTGCTCGTCGCGGCGCTCGCCCCGTTCGTGGCTCCGCACGACCCGGGCGCCTACATGCTCGAAGACCAGGTGTCCCGAGCGTCGAACACGATCCCGCCGCCCCAGGACGGCCACCCGCTCGGCGGCGACCAGTACGGGCGCGACCTGCTGTCCCGGATCCTGCTCGGCTCCCAGCAGACACTGCTCGTCGCCGTACTGGCCACCGTGATCGGTCTCGGTGGCGGGCTGATCCTCGGTATCACCGCGGGCGCGTTCGGCGGCTGGGTCGACGCATTCGTGATGCGCATCGTCGACGTGATGCTGTCGGTGCCGTCGCTGCTGCTGGCAGTCTCGATCGGGGCCTTGTTCGTGCAGCAGAGCCAGTTCACGGTGATCGTGGCCGTCGCGATCGTGCAGATCCCGATCTTCGGGCGGCTGCTGCGTGGCACGATGCTGGCCCAACGCGCCAGCGACCATGTGCTCGCCGCGCGAGCTCTCGGGGTGAAACCGACCGCGATCGTGTTCCGGCACATGCTGCCGAACGCGCTCGGGCCGGTCATCGTGCAGGCGACACTGGTGCTGGCGCTGGCGATCATCGACGCGGCCGCGCTCTCGTTCCTCGGCCTCGGTGCCGCCGACGATTCCACACCGGAATGGGGGCAGATGCTCGGCTCCGCCCAGCAGGTCATCGACTCGCATCCGCAACTCGCGTTCTACCCGGCGATCTGCATCATCCTCGTCGCTCTCGGCTTCACTCTCGTCGGCGAGTCGCTGCGGGACGCTCTCGACCCCAAGAACCGTCGCTGA
- a CDS encoding ABC transporter ATP-binding protein: MALLEVRDLSVVFSRKGEPPVTAVDGISFDVEPGKTVGLVGESGCGKSVTSLAIMGLLPARGAEVSGSVRFEDTDLLTLSRAAIDERRGRDLGMVFQDPLTSLNPVVPIGLQVSEVIERHRGLPRKQAMPEAKELLDKVGIPDPNRRLKEYPHQLSGGMRQRALIAMALACRPRLLIADEPTTALDVTIQAQILSLLSTLVAETDTALIMITHDLGVVAGLCDEVNVLYAGRVVERATRHDLFHRPRHPYTAGLLASVPRLDSERGARLNPIRGAVSDNIPWDAGCAFCPRCPNALDMCGKQTPQEALDLNSRLLRCHNPVRESETVTPGGAHD; the protein is encoded by the coding sequence ATGGCACTGTTGGAAGTTCGCGACCTGTCGGTGGTCTTCTCCCGCAAGGGGGAACCGCCGGTCACCGCCGTGGACGGCATCTCGTTCGACGTCGAACCCGGCAAGACCGTCGGCCTCGTCGGCGAGTCCGGCTGCGGTAAGTCGGTGACCTCGCTGGCGATCATGGGATTGCTGCCCGCGCGCGGAGCCGAGGTCTCCGGCTCGGTGCGTTTCGAGGACACCGACCTGCTCACGCTGTCCCGCGCCGCGATCGACGAACGGCGCGGACGCGACCTCGGCATGGTCTTCCAGGACCCGTTGACCTCGCTGAACCCGGTGGTGCCGATCGGACTCCAGGTCTCCGAAGTGATCGAGCGGCACCGCGGGTTGCCGCGCAAGCAGGCGATGCCGGAGGCGAAGGAACTACTGGACAAGGTCGGCATCCCGGACCCGAACCGGCGGTTGAAGGAGTACCCGCACCAGCTCTCCGGGGGGATGCGACAGCGCGCGCTCATCGCGATGGCGCTGGCGTGCCGGCCGCGGCTGCTCATCGCCGACGAGCCGACGACGGCGCTGGACGTGACCATTCAGGCACAGATCCTGAGCTTGCTCAGCACGCTCGTCGCGGAGACCGACACCGCACTGATCATGATCACCCACGATCTCGGCGTCGTCGCGGGTCTCTGCGACGAGGTGAATGTGCTCTACGCGGGACGGGTCGTGGAGCGCGCCACGCGCCACGACCTCTTTCACCGGCCCCGGCACCCGTACACCGCCGGTCTGCTGGCGTCCGTGCCGCGACTGGACTCGGAACGCGGCGCGCGACTCAATCCGATCCGGGGAGCGGTCAGCGACAACATCCCGTGGGACGCGGGGTGCGCGTTCTGCCCGCGCTGCCCGAACGCGCTGGACATGTGCGGGAAGCAGACCCCGCAGGAGGCGCTGGACCTGAACTCGCGACTGCTGCGCTGCCACAACCCGGTGCGGGAGTCGGAGACGGTCACCCCAGGGGGTGCGCATGACTGA
- a CDS encoding ABC transporter ATP-binding protein — MTDSGTEHVVPDVAAADTNAAQGDLLVDVDGLEVHFPIKRGVVLDRTVGHVYAVDGVSMRIHRGETYGLVGESGCGKSTFGRALLRLEKPTGGHVVFDGTDLSTLKGERLRRMRRRMQMVFQDPLSSLDPRQSVESILVEGLRAHGLDQSKESTALRLRELLDAVGLPARALRKYPHEFSGGQRQRIGIARALTVNPDLIVADEPVSALDVSVQAQVLNLLDDLQNELGLTYLVIAHDLAVVRHIADRIGVMYLGGIVEEAPSGGLYAEPLHPYTRALLSAVPVPDPVVEDRREQILLSGDLPSPAAPPSGCRFHTRCPWRQAERCDTERPALRELSPGHRVACHFAEDIRDGKITPHAVDVEAVDPTDFGDHSLADPPASVTEALGH, encoded by the coding sequence ATGACTGACAGCGGCACGGAACACGTCGTTCCCGACGTGGCCGCGGCGGACACGAACGCGGCACAAGGGGACCTGCTCGTCGACGTCGACGGCCTCGAAGTGCATTTTCCGATCAAACGCGGCGTCGTGCTGGACCGCACCGTGGGTCACGTCTACGCGGTCGACGGGGTGTCGATGCGGATCCACCGCGGCGAGACCTACGGGCTCGTCGGCGAGTCCGGCTGTGGCAAGTCGACCTTCGGCCGGGCGCTGCTGAGGTTGGAGAAGCCGACCGGTGGGCACGTGGTCTTCGACGGCACCGACCTGTCGACGCTCAAGGGTGAGCGGCTGCGCCGGATGCGCAGGCGGATGCAGATGGTCTTCCAAGACCCGCTGTCCTCATTGGACCCGAGGCAGTCCGTGGAGTCGATCCTCGTAGAAGGACTCCGTGCGCACGGGCTCGACCAGAGCAAAGAGTCCACGGCTCTGCGGCTGCGGGAACTGCTCGACGCGGTGGGACTCCCGGCCCGGGCGCTGCGGAAGTACCCGCACGAGTTCTCCGGCGGTCAGCGGCAGCGCATCGGCATCGCGCGGGCGCTGACGGTCAACCCGGACCTCATCGTCGCCGACGAGCCGGTGTCCGCACTGGACGTCTCGGTTCAGGCGCAGGTCCTCAACCTGCTCGACGACCTGCAGAACGAGCTCGGGCTGACGTACCTGGTGATCGCGCACGACCTAGCGGTGGTGCGCCACATCGCCGACCGGATCGGGGTGATGTACCTCGGCGGGATCGTGGAGGAGGCGCCGTCCGGCGGGCTGTACGCGGAGCCGTTACATCCGTACACGCGGGCGTTGCTCTCGGCGGTTCCGGTGCCGGATCCGGTGGTGGAGGACCGGCGGGAGCAGATCCTGCTCTCCGGCGACCTTCCGTCGCCCGCTGCGCCGCCCTCCGGTTGCCGGTTCCACACGCGGTGCCCGTGGCGGCAGGCCGAGCGCTGCGACACGGAGCGGCCCGCGCTGCGGGAGCTGTCGCCGGGGCACCGGGTGGCCTGCCACTTCGCGGAGGACATCCGGGACGGCAAGATCACCCCGCACGCGGTCGACGTCGAAGCCGTCGACCCGACCGACTTCGGCGACCACTCCCTCGCGGATCCCCCCGCCTCCGTCACCGAGGCCCTCGGCCACTGA
- a CDS encoding EamA family transporter, with protein sequence MENRHRALALLVALLWGINFIAIDFSLQHFPPFFLAGLRFLVIAVPTVLLIPRPRVEWKWLIGYGLGFGTLQFAFLFLALTTGMPTGLASLVLQASAPFTVLLGALLLRERISPVQATGITIAVLGMVAIGWYRSQAAALLPVLLTLCGALGWAFGNLCNRKANPSNPLHLTLWMSIVPPLPMFALSAFVEGPTTGWAALGESFSSATGLWALAGLSFTVLLATILGTGIWTWLMRRYPAGVVAPFSLLVPVVGFSSAWLVLGERPAAIELGAGAIVVFGVLLGSIRLRRTTARDLTPPSTDRTPHHAAKP encoded by the coding sequence GTGGAGAACCGGCATCGCGCACTCGCCCTACTGGTCGCCCTGCTGTGGGGCATCAACTTCATCGCCATCGACTTCAGCCTTCAGCACTTTCCGCCGTTCTTCCTCGCCGGGTTGCGATTCCTGGTGATCGCGGTGCCGACCGTGCTGCTGATTCCCCGCCCGCGCGTGGAATGGAAGTGGCTCATCGGCTACGGCCTGGGATTCGGGACGTTGCAGTTCGCGTTCCTGTTCCTCGCACTGACGACCGGAATGCCGACCGGGCTCGCCTCACTCGTGCTCCAGGCGTCGGCTCCGTTCACGGTGCTGCTCGGCGCACTGTTGCTACGGGAGCGGATCTCGCCGGTGCAGGCGACAGGCATCACGATCGCGGTGCTGGGCATGGTCGCGATCGGCTGGTATCGCTCGCAGGCCGCCGCGTTGCTACCGGTGCTGCTCACGCTGTGCGGAGCTCTCGGCTGGGCGTTCGGGAACCTGTGCAACCGCAAGGCGAACCCGTCGAACCCGCTGCACCTGACGTTGTGGATGTCGATCGTGCCGCCGCTGCCCATGTTCGCGCTGTCCGCGTTCGTCGAGGGGCCGACCACCGGCTGGGCGGCGCTCGGGGAGTCGTTCTCGTCGGCCACCGGACTGTGGGCACTCGCCGGACTCTCGTTCACGGTGCTGCTCGCGACGATCCTCGGGACGGGCATCTGGACCTGGCTCATGCGCCGCTATCCCGCCGGTGTCGTCGCCCCTTTCTCGCTGCTCGTTCCGGTTGTGGGGTTCAGCTCCGCGTGGTTGGTGCTGGGTGAACGCCCCGCCGCGATCGAGCTCGGGGCGGGGGCGATCGTCGTGTTCGGCGTCCTGCTCGGCAGCATCCGGCTCCGCCGAACCACAGCCCGCGACCTCACTCCCCCGTCAACCGACCGCACTCCCCACCACGCGGCCAAGCCCTGA
- a CDS encoding LysR family transcriptional regulator, translating into MDIRRLRVLREFADRGTVTAVARALSYTPSAVSQQLRALQAEVGVPLTEPAGRGLRLTDAGRALAVRADEVLAAVDGAEAVLDSYRSTPRGTVRIALFPSGALLLLPGVLRRIGREHGMGLECRDIDMTPPEVPALTADFDVVVTHRDDHAESFDPSRLEVTTLLREPLDVALPLGHPLAERERIELTELAAERWIGVDVGFPVDDVLRSLAVRTGVRPQVVQRINDFRVTEALVADGHGVALLPRHTIDNPRLVLRPVAGVRAGRNVEAVSRRGASVRPAVRAVLDILLAEAAAVTSE; encoded by the coding sequence ATGGACATCCGTCGGTTGAGAGTCTTGCGGGAGTTCGCCGATCGCGGCACGGTCACCGCTGTCGCGCGCGCCCTGTCCTACACGCCCTCCGCCGTGTCGCAGCAGTTGCGTGCGTTGCAGGCCGAGGTCGGCGTGCCGCTGACCGAGCCTGCTGGTCGTGGGTTGCGCCTCACCGACGCGGGCCGGGCGCTCGCGGTCCGAGCGGACGAGGTGCTCGCCGCCGTCGACGGCGCGGAAGCGGTGCTCGACAGCTATCGCTCCACGCCGCGCGGCACCGTCCGGATCGCGCTGTTCCCGTCCGGCGCGCTGTTGCTGCTGCCCGGTGTGCTGCGGCGAATCGGCCGTGAGCACGGCATGGGACTGGAGTGTCGCGACATCGACATGACGCCACCCGAGGTCCCGGCCCTGACCGCCGACTTCGACGTCGTCGTCACGCATCGGGACGATCACGCGGAGTCGTTCGACCCGAGCCGCCTGGAGGTGACGACGTTGCTGCGGGAGCCGCTGGACGTGGCGTTGCCCCTCGGGCATCCGCTCGCCGAGCGGGAGCGGATCGAACTCACCGAGCTCGCCGCCGAACGCTGGATCGGTGTGGACGTGGGCTTCCCGGTGGACGACGTGCTGCGTTCCCTCGCGGTCCGCACCGGAGTGCGACCGCAGGTGGTGCAGCGCATCAACGACTTCCGGGTCACCGAGGCGTTGGTCGCCGACGGACACGGGGTGGCGTTGCTCCCGCGCCACACGATCGACAACCCGCGGCTCGTGCTGCGTCCGGTGGCGGGAGTGCGAGCGGGCCGCAACGTCGAGGCTGTGTCGCGGCGCGGAGCGTCGGTCCGTCCTGCGGTTCGCGCGGTGCTCGACATCCTCCTCGCCGAGGCCGCCGCCGTGACCAGTGAGTGA
- a CDS encoding DedA family protein: MIEWLDTIPHGVIYLVVGGIIGLESIGIPLPGEIMLISASVAAAQGIADPVWLGVFAATGAIIGDSIGYAVGHRYGRSLLKWAGKKSPKHFGPHVIADAEATFERWGAWAVFGGRFVALLRILAGPLAGVLRMSYPKFLLANASGAIAWVGTVTTVAYLFGLVAQQWISRASYLLLLATIVLTVVVVFRIRKRANRAAHQHDEVHAEHD, translated from the coding sequence ATGATCGAGTGGCTGGACACGATCCCGCACGGGGTCATCTATCTCGTCGTCGGCGGCATCATCGGGCTGGAGAGCATCGGCATCCCGCTGCCGGGCGAGATCATGCTCATCAGCGCGTCCGTGGCCGCGGCCCAAGGCATCGCCGACCCGGTGTGGCTCGGCGTGTTCGCCGCGACCGGTGCCATCATCGGTGACTCCATCGGCTACGCCGTGGGCCACCGCTACGGACGCTCGTTGCTGAAGTGGGCGGGCAAGAAGTCCCCGAAACACTTCGGTCCCCACGTGATCGCCGACGCGGAAGCCACCTTCGAACGGTGGGGCGCGTGGGCGGTCTTCGGCGGCCGGTTCGTCGCGCTGCTCCGGATTCTCGCGGGGCCACTCGCGGGCGTGCTGCGCATGTCCTACCCGAAGTTCCTACTCGCGAACGCTTCCGGCGCCATCGCCTGGGTGGGCACGGTCACCACGGTCGCCTACCTGTTCGGTCTGGTCGCCCAGCAGTGGATCAGCCGTGCCTCGTACCTGTTGTTGCTGGCGACGATCGTGCTCACCGTGGTCGTCGTGTTCCGGATCCGCAAGCGGGCGAACCGGGCCGCGCACCAACACGACGAAGTGCACGCCGAACACGACTGA